Proteins encoded by one window of Chloroflexota bacterium:
- a CDS encoding HAD family hydrolase yields the protein MYQAVFFDAFNTLFGTRWAKDTATKRLPLQRTVKHFLHNLDASLQATYGRARTGEAGIPARIFAAFADWSGMAKTGPLALLRRNETAVLSWFRVYSDALYTLQVLSETCKLGIISNAWPYLESLLHFLGLWPYFESVVISAKVGISKPNPAIYELALRLFHIPAEQAIFVDDIPKNVLAAEHVGLKGLWLVRTPLPMDNVPAAYRHLTQIYSLQEVIPFVMGA from the coding sequence ATGTACCAAGCTGTATTCTTTGATGCTTTTAATACGCTCTTTGGCACGCGCTGGGCAAAAGATACTGCTACCAAGCGACTCCCACTGCAACGGACTGTGAAACATTTTCTACATAACCTCGATGCGAGCCTGCAAGCGACTTATGGCCGCGCTCGTACTGGTGAAGCGGGTATCCCCGCTCGCATATTTGCTGCCTTTGCTGATTGGTCAGGCATGGCAAAAACCGGGCCATTGGCATTGCTTAGGCGGAATGAAACCGCGGTGCTTAGTTGGTTTCGCGTTTATTCTGATGCTTTGTATACATTGCAGGTGTTGAGCGAGACTTGCAAGTTGGGAATTATTTCCAATGCTTGGCCCTATTTGGAATCACTGCTGCATTTTCTCGGCCTTTGGCCTTACTTTGAAAGCGTGGTTATTTCTGCTAAAGTTGGCATAAGCAAACCAAACCCGGCTATCTACGAACTTGCTCTGCGGTTATTTCACATCCCAGCAGAGCAGGCTATTTTTGTAGACGACATTCCTAAAAACGTATTGGCCGCCGAGCATGTAGGGCTCAAAGGGCTGTGGCTTGTACGGACACCGCTGCCCATGGATAATGTCCCCGCAGCCTACCGCCATCTCACCCAAATTTACTCATTGCAGGAAGTGATCCCTTTTGTCATGGGAGCATAA
- a CDS encoding HD domain-containing protein, with protein MLKENDQVSQTQAEAPLTAKALLQKPVELHLPTKHNLKLQELVARINAHSELHTLWRACNVTAVDRLRMTDHGPVHVQIITNIALKLLRLLVESGVQPSVVRDYGLQNEDAEIIVVLAALLHDVGMSIHRDDHERYSLFIAAPLIKELLNGLYEVPVRTVLLSETLHAIIAHRAGGRPLTLEAGIVRVADALDMAKGRSRIPFEAGVINIHSVSAAAIESLEIEHGEQKPVRLRVLMSNSAGIFQLDELLKEKLQGSGLEPYIEVEARIEGAEKKLIEMYHF; from the coding sequence ATGTTGAAGGAAAATGACCAGGTTTCACAGACACAGGCAGAAGCACCTCTTACGGCAAAAGCGCTTTTGCAGAAACCGGTGGAGTTGCACTTACCAACAAAGCATAACCTCAAATTGCAGGAACTAGTGGCCCGGATTAACGCGCACAGCGAACTGCATACGTTATGGCGAGCATGCAATGTTACTGCAGTGGATCGCTTGCGCATGACTGACCATGGTCCTGTGCACGTGCAGATCATCACCAACATTGCACTCAAACTGCTGAGGTTGCTTGTAGAAAGTGGGGTACAACCCAGCGTCGTGCGTGATTATGGACTGCAGAACGAGGACGCGGAAATCATTGTCGTATTAGCAGCGCTGTTGCACGATGTGGGGATGTCCATTCACCGTGACGATCACGAACGCTATAGTCTATTCATCGCCGCACCTCTAATAAAAGAACTGCTCAATGGGCTATACGAAGTTCCTGTGCGGACAGTGTTGCTGTCCGAAACGCTGCATGCCATTATTGCCCATCGCGCTGGAGGACGTCCTTTGACCCTTGAGGCAGGGATTGTACGGGTAGCCGATGCCTTGGATATGGCCAAGGGACGTTCGCGCATACCCTTTGAAGCCGGTGTAATCAATATCCATTCAGTCTCCGCTGCGGCCATCGAGAGCTTGGAGATCGAACATGGGGAACAAAAGCCGGTGCGACTGCGTGTGCTAATGAGCAATTCAGCGGGCATATTTCAGCTCGATGAGTTGCTGAAAGAAAAGTTGCAAGGTTCAGGATTGGAGCCATACATCGAAGTCGAGGCACGCATCGAGGGTGCGGAGAAAAAGCTGATTGAGATGTATCATTTCTGA
- the tsaE gene encoding tRNA (adenosine(37)-N6)-threonylcarbamoyltransferase complex ATPase subunit type 1 TsaE, translated as MLTAHSLDFISHSTEQTRRVGERLGRLLQGGDLVCLEGALGTGKTCLVQGIGRGLGVTSAIASPTFIMVNEYRVPNRRHKFYHIDLYRIETIAEARTLGLEDYLYGDGICVIEWAERVRQMLPEERLWVTLHYLGDTKRGLLFEPQGKRYEELLQRFRQEAFGGE; from the coding sequence ATTCTCACCGCCCATAGTTTAGATTTTATCAGCCATAGCACGGAACAAACGCGACGCGTTGGCGAGCGTCTTGGGCGTTTGCTACAAGGAGGTGACCTAGTCTGCCTAGAGGGAGCATTGGGCACAGGCAAAACTTGTCTAGTGCAGGGCATTGGCCGCGGGCTAGGAGTGACTTCCGCTATCGCCAGTCCCACGTTCATCATGGTCAACGAGTATCGCGTGCCCAATCGCAGACACAAATTTTACCACATAGACCTATACCGTATTGAAACAATCGCCGAAGCACGCACTTTAGGGCTGGAAGACTATCTCTATGGAGATGGCATCTGTGTTATTGAATGGGCTGAGCGCGTGCGCCAAATGCTACCCGAGGAAAGACTATGGGTCACCTTACATTATTTGGGGGATACCAAAAGGGGGTTGTTGTTCGAACCACAGGGAAAACGTTATGAGGAATTATTACAACGCTTCCGTCAGGAGGCCTTTGGAGGCGAATAG
- the rnhA gene encoding ribonuclease HI: MTRPEVIIYTDGACEPNPGPGGWAAILHCGNHEKILSGGEPQTTNNRMELQAAIAALEALKQPCQVEFYTDSQYLQQGITVWLPRWIERGWRKSDRKPVLNADLWQKLHALTLQHEIHWHWVRGHCNDPQNERVNRLAYRAIPRDSHT; this comes from the coding sequence ATGACTCGCCCAGAAGTGATCATCTATACGGATGGGGCTTGTGAGCCAAATCCTGGCCCAGGAGGCTGGGCAGCGATTTTGCATTGCGGCAACCACGAAAAGATACTTAGCGGCGGTGAACCACAAACTACAAATAACCGCATGGAACTTCAGGCAGCGATTGCTGCACTGGAAGCACTAAAGCAGCCCTGCCAGGTTGAATTCTACACGGATTCCCAGTACCTACAGCAAGGCATCACTGTATGGCTGCCTCGTTGGATTGAGCGTGGATGGCGCAAGAGCGACCGCAAGCCCGTTTTGAACGCTGATCTGTGGCAGAAACTCCATGCCTTGACCTTGCAACATGAGATACACTGGCACTGGGTCCGTGGTCACTGCAATGATCCACAGAATGAGCGAGTAAATCGCCTGGCTTATCGGGCAATCCCCCGTGATAGCCATACTTGA
- a CDS encoding histidine phosphatase family protein, translating to MTRIILIRHGQTAWNKEERIRGQVDIPLDEVGLMQAEATAARIAEEWKPVAIYSSPLLRAVQTAQAIAQKFNLDVQLVSGINDMNFGQWQGLPYDEVEQRWPELARAWLKEPHTVTFPDGENLAMVRQRSMNALNQLIECHPNDVIAIVAHTVVNRVLLCAVLGLDNSDYWRIGQDTCAINVIEWRKGKFFIHSLNDTCHLRKQVLSHCAESLPK from the coding sequence ATGACGCGCATTATTCTCATCCGACACGGACAAACGGCGTGGAATAAGGAAGAGCGCATCCGGGGCCAAGTGGATATACCCTTGGATGAAGTTGGGTTGATGCAAGCAGAGGCCACCGCTGCTCGGATCGCAGAGGAATGGAAGCCTGTTGCCATTTATAGCAGTCCTCTATTACGTGCGGTGCAAACTGCCCAGGCTATTGCCCAGAAATTCAATCTAGATGTACAGCTTGTGTCCGGTATAAACGATATGAATTTTGGACAATGGCAAGGCCTACCCTACGACGAAGTAGAACAACGCTGGCCAGAGCTGGCGCGCGCCTGGTTGAAAGAACCCCATACCGTTACCTTCCCAGATGGGGAGAACTTGGCGATGGTACGTCAACGCTCTATGAACGCGCTCAACCAGCTCATCGAGTGTCACCCAAACGATGTAATCGCCATCGTTGCACACACTGTGGTAAATCGTGTCCTGTTGTGCGCTGTATTGGGGCTGGATAACTCCGATTATTGGCGCATTGGGCAGGACACTTGCGCGATCAATGTCATTGAATGGCGCAAGGGCAAATTCTTTATTCATTCTTTGAATGACACCTGTCACCTGCGTAAGCAAGTGCTTTCTCATTGTGCGGAGTCATTACCAAAATAA
- a CDS encoding carbon-nitrogen hydrolase family protein: MRQITVATVQMAPRLADVEANLERMGKWVENICHDQKVDLIVFPELVTTGYECGVRFADLAEPVPGHVVNYMAERAADFRVHLAFGLVEKQKIESVIYDAAVLIDQDGEVSTTYRKVHLRGEERLAFRPGYRFPVAETSFGMVGLLLGWDLAFPEAARCLTLQGAELLCVCANWERPNSSAWRNYILTRALENSLFVIAANRIGEEYTYNFFGNSLTVGPRGEVYNTLDEDIEGYGLATIDLDEVRKNREDSQLFQVRQPRSYREIVRMY, translated from the coding sequence ATGAGACAAATTACCGTGGCAACCGTTCAAATGGCCCCTCGGTTGGCTGACGTTGAAGCCAATCTCGAGCGCATGGGTAAGTGGGTGGAAAACATCTGCCATGATCAAAAAGTGGATTTGATTGTCTTTCCCGAACTGGTCACCACTGGTTATGAATGTGGTGTGCGCTTTGCCGACCTGGCTGAACCAGTTCCAGGCCACGTTGTGAATTATATGGCGGAACGGGCTGCTGATTTCAGGGTGCATTTGGCTTTTGGCTTGGTAGAGAAGCAGAAGATAGAGAGCGTTATTTACGATGCCGCAGTGCTCATTGACCAAGATGGCGAGGTAAGCACCACTTATCGCAAAGTCCACCTGCGCGGCGAAGAACGACTCGCTTTCCGACCCGGGTATCGTTTCCCCGTTGCGGAAACGTCATTCGGCATGGTAGGCCTGCTGCTTGGCTGGGATCTGGCTTTCCCAGAGGCGGCACGTTGCTTAACCTTGCAAGGCGCCGAGCTGTTATGCGTCTGTGCAAACTGGGAACGACCCAACTCAAGTGCCTGGCGTAACTATATTCTCACGCGGGCATTGGAGAATTCGCTTTTCGTCATCGCAGCAAACCGCATCGGTGAGGAATACACTTACAACTTCTTCGGCAACAGTTTGACTGTCGGCCCTCGAGGCGAGGTATACAATACGCTGGATGAAGATATAGAGGGTTACGGTTTGGCTACAATTGACTTGGATGAAGTGCGGAAAAACCGTGAGGACTCGCAGTTATTTCAGGTACGCCAGCCACGTAGCTATCGCGAAATTGTGCGCATGTACTAA